A portion of the Gorilla gorilla gorilla isolate KB3781 chromosome X, NHGRI_mGorGor1-v2.1_pri, whole genome shotgun sequence genome contains these proteins:
- the WDR45 gene encoding WD repeat domain phosphoinositide-interacting protein 4 isoform X11, translated as MTQQPLRGVTSLRFNQDQSCFCCAMETGVRIYNVEPLMEKGHLAVLIWDDAREGKDSKEKLVLEFTFTKPVLSVRMRHDKIVIVLKNRIYVYSFPDNPRKLFEFDTRDNPKGLCDLCPSLEKQLLVFPGHKCGSLQLVDLASTKPGTSSAPFTINAHQSDIACVSLNQPGTVVASASQKGTLIRLFDTQSKEKLVELRRGTDPATLYCINFSHDSSFLCASSDKGTVHIFALKDTRLNRRSALARVGKVGPMIGQYVDSQWSLASFTVPAESACICAFGRNTSKNVNSVIAICVDGTFHKYVFTPDGNCNREAFDVYLDICDDDDF; from the exons ATGACTCAACAGCCACTTCGAGGAGTGACCAGCCTGCGTTTCAACCAAGACCAAA GCTGCTTTTGCTGCGCCATGGAGACAGGTGTGCGCATCTACAACGTGGAGCCCTTGATGGAGAAGGGGCATCTGG caGTGCTGATCTGGGACGATGCCCGGGAGGGCAAGGACTCCAAGGAGAAGCTGGTGCTGGAGTTCACCTTCACCAAGCCAGTGCTTTCTGTGCGCATGCGCCATGACAA GATCGTGATCGTGCTGAAGAACCGCATCTATGTGTACTCCTTCCCCGACAATCCCCGAAAGCTGTTTGAGTTTGATACCCGGGACAACCCCAAGG GGCTCTGTGACCTCTGCCCCAGCCTGGAGAAGCAACTGTTAGTGTTCCCAGGACACAAGTGTGGGAGTCTGCAACTTGTG GACCTGGCGAGCACAAAGCCTGGCACCTCGTCTGCTCCATTCACGATCAATGCACATCAGAGTGACATAGCCTGTGTGTCTCTAAACCAGCCAGGCACTGtagtggcctcagcctcccagaaggGTACCCTTATTCGCCTCTTTGACACACAATCCAAGGAGAAACTGGTGGAGCTGCGCCGAGGCACTGACCCTGCCACCCTCTACTG CATTAACTTCAGCCACGACTCCTCCTTCCTCTGCGCTTCCAGTGATAAGGGCACTGTCCATATCTTTGCTCTCAAGGATACCCGCCTCAACCGCCGCTCCGC GCTGGCTCGCGTGGGCAAGGTGGGGCCTATGATTGGGCAGTACGTGGACTCTCAGTGGAGCCTGGCGAGCTTCACTGTGCCTGCTGAGTCAGCTTGCATCTGCGCCTTCGGTCGCAATACTTCCAAGAACGTCAACTCTGTCATTG ccatctGCGTAGATGGGACCTTCCACAAATATGTCTTCACTCCTGATGGAAACTGCAACAGAGAGGCTTTCGACGTGTACCTTGACATCTGTGATGATGATGACTTTTAA
- the WDR45 gene encoding WD repeat domain phosphoinositide-interacting protein 4 isoform X7: MTQQPLRGVTSLRFNQDQSCFCCAMETGVRIYNVEPLMEKGHLAVLIWDDAREGKDSKEKLVLEFTFTKPVLSVRMRHDKIVIVLKNRIYVYSFPDNPRKLFEFDTRDNPKAAHPTPHLHTLGLCDLCPSLEKQLLVFPGHKCGSLQLVDLASTKPGTSSAPFTINAHQSDIACVSLNQPGTVVASASQKGTLIRLFDTQSKEKLVELRRGTDPATLYCINFSHDSSFLCASSDKGTVHIFALKDTRLNRRSALARVGKVGPMIGQYVDSQWSLASFTVPAESACICAFGRNTSKNVNSVIAICVDGTFHKYVFTPDGNCNREAFDVYLDICDDDDF; the protein is encoded by the exons ATGACTCAACAGCCACTTCGAGGAGTGACCAGCCTGCGTTTCAACCAAGACCAAA GCTGCTTTTGCTGCGCCATGGAGACAGGTGTGCGCATCTACAACGTGGAGCCCTTGATGGAGAAGGGGCATCTGG caGTGCTGATCTGGGACGATGCCCGGGAGGGCAAGGACTCCAAGGAGAAGCTGGTGCTGGAGTTCACCTTCACCAAGCCAGTGCTTTCTGTGCGCATGCGCCATGACAA GATCGTGATCGTGCTGAAGAACCGCATCTATGTGTACTCCTTCCCCGACAATCCCCGAAAGCTGTTTGAGTTTGATACCCGGGACAACCCCAAGG ccgcccaccccaccccccatcttCACACCCTAGGGCTCTGTGACCTCTGCCCCAGCCTGGAGAAGCAACTGTTAGTGTTCCCAGGACACAAGTGTGGGAGTCTGCAACTTGTG GACCTGGCGAGCACAAAGCCTGGCACCTCGTCTGCTCCATTCACGATCAATGCACATCAGAGTGACATAGCCTGTGTGTCTCTAAACCAGCCAGGCACTGtagtggcctcagcctcccagaaggGTACCCTTATTCGCCTCTTTGACACACAATCCAAGGAGAAACTGGTGGAGCTGCGCCGAGGCACTGACCCTGCCACCCTCTACTG CATTAACTTCAGCCACGACTCCTCCTTCCTCTGCGCTTCCAGTGATAAGGGCACTGTCCATATCTTTGCTCTCAAGGATACCCGCCTCAACCGCCGCTCCGC GCTGGCTCGCGTGGGCAAGGTGGGGCCTATGATTGGGCAGTACGTGGACTCTCAGTGGAGCCTGGCGAGCTTCACTGTGCCTGCTGAGTCAGCTTGCATCTGCGCCTTCGGTCGCAATACTTCCAAGAACGTCAACTCTGTCATTG ccatctGCGTAGATGGGACCTTCCACAAATATGTCTTCACTCCTGATGGAAACTGCAACAGAGAGGCTTTCGACGTGTACCTTGACATCTGTGATGATGATGACTTTTAA
- the WDR45 gene encoding WD repeat domain phosphoinositide-interacting protein 4 isoform X3: protein MTQQPLRGVTSLRFNQDQSCFCCAMETGVRIYNVEPLMEKGHLDHEQVGSMGLVEMLHRSNLLALVGGGSSPKFSEISAVLIWDDAREGKDSKEKLVLEFTFTKPVLSVRMRHDKIVIVLKNRIYVYSFPDNPRKLFEFDTRDNPKGLCDLCPSLEKQLLVFPGHKCGSLQLVDLASTKPGTSSAPFTINAHQSDIACVSLNQPGTVVASASQKGTLIRLFDTQSKEKLVELRRGTDPATLYCINFSHDSSFLCASSDKGTVHIFALKDTRLNRRSALARVGKVGPMIGQYVDSQWSLASFTVPAESACICAFGRNTSKNVNSVIAICVDGTFHKYVFTPDGNCNREAFDVYLDICDDDDF, encoded by the exons ATGACTCAACAGCCACTTCGAGGAGTGACCAGCCTGCGTTTCAACCAAGACCAAA GCTGCTTTTGCTGCGCCATGGAGACAGGTGTGCGCATCTACAACGTGGAGCCCTTGATGGAGAAGGGGCATCTGG ACCACGAGCAGGTGGGCAGCATGGGCTTGGTGGAGATGCTGCACCGCTCCAACCTTCTGGCCTTGGTGGGCGGTGGTAGTAGTCCCAAGTTCTCAGAGATCTCAG caGTGCTGATCTGGGACGATGCCCGGGAGGGCAAGGACTCCAAGGAGAAGCTGGTGCTGGAGTTCACCTTCACCAAGCCAGTGCTTTCTGTGCGCATGCGCCATGACAA GATCGTGATCGTGCTGAAGAACCGCATCTATGTGTACTCCTTCCCCGACAATCCCCGAAAGCTGTTTGAGTTTGATACCCGGGACAACCCCAAGG GGCTCTGTGACCTCTGCCCCAGCCTGGAGAAGCAACTGTTAGTGTTCCCAGGACACAAGTGTGGGAGTCTGCAACTTGTG GACCTGGCGAGCACAAAGCCTGGCACCTCGTCTGCTCCATTCACGATCAATGCACATCAGAGTGACATAGCCTGTGTGTCTCTAAACCAGCCAGGCACTGtagtggcctcagcctcccagaaggGTACCCTTATTCGCCTCTTTGACACACAATCCAAGGAGAAACTGGTGGAGCTGCGCCGAGGCACTGACCCTGCCACCCTCTACTG CATTAACTTCAGCCACGACTCCTCCTTCCTCTGCGCTTCCAGTGATAAGGGCACTGTCCATATCTTTGCTCTCAAGGATACCCGCCTCAACCGCCGCTCCGC GCTGGCTCGCGTGGGCAAGGTGGGGCCTATGATTGGGCAGTACGTGGACTCTCAGTGGAGCCTGGCGAGCTTCACTGTGCCTGCTGAGTCAGCTTGCATCTGCGCCTTCGGTCGCAATACTTCCAAGAACGTCAACTCTGTCATTG ccatctGCGTAGATGGGACCTTCCACAAATATGTCTTCACTCCTGATGGAAACTGCAACAGAGAGGCTTTCGACGTGTACCTTGACATCTGTGATGATGATGACTTTTAA